The sequence AAGTTGTAATATGTTTGGTACTATTCCTGATATTTTTGGCTCATTCCCAAATTTACAAGATGTGAGACTTTCTTACAATAATCTCACTGGGGTTTTACCTCCGAGTTTTGCTGGATCTGTGATTCGAAATCTATGGCTTAATAATCAACAAATGGGGCTTTCTGGTACCATTGAAGTGTTGGCTAATATGACTAGTTTGTATCAGGTTTGGCTTCATAAGAATCTGTTCACTGGTCCAATTCCAGACCTTTCGAATTTGGACACATTATTTGATCTTCAACTTCGTGATAATTTGTTAACAGGGATTGTTCCCAATAGCTTATCTTCAATTCCAAGCTTAAAGAACATTACTTTGGCTAACAATAAGTTGCAGGGTCCAATGCCTTCGTTTCCTAAGTCTGTCACCAATGTTGAGCTTGATGGTACTAATAGTTTCTGTAAGAGTACTCCTGGACCTTGTGATCCTCAGGTTATGGCTTTGCTTCAGGTTGCTGGGGATTTGGGTTATCCAACTGTGTTAGCAAATTCATGGAAAAACAATGATGCTTGTTCAGATTGGAGTTTTGTTATTTGTGATTCTGATGGGAATGTTATTACTGTGAATTTTAAAAAGCAGGGGTTTTTGGGGAAGATTTCACCTGCTTTTGCTAATCTTACATCTTTGAAGAATTTGTACTTGAATGATAATGGTTTGACTGGTTCAATTCCTAGTAGTTTGACCCTTTTGCCTCAGCTTCAAGTTCTTGATGTTTCTAATAACAATCTTACTGGTGATATTCCTAGTTTTCCACCAACGGTGAAGTTTACTACTACTGGTAATGTTTTACTTGGGAAAACTCCGAGCTCGGAGAGTGGAGGGTCTTCTGGCTCTGGCTCTAGCAATTCCACTGATGGGAGCGCGAATGGAACGGGGAATGGTAATCGGGTTTCGGCTGGTATGATTGCTGGTATTGTAATTGCTGTGATTATCTTTGTTCTTGTTGTATTGTTTGTGTCCTATAAATGTTTTGTTAAGAATAGGCATAAGAAGTTTGGAAGGGTGGAAAATCCTGAGATTGGTAAAGAAATGGGGAAGGCTAGTGTAATGGGTAATAATGGTTATAATGGAATTGCTAGTGAATTGCAGAGCCAGAGTAGTGGTGATCGGAATGATTTTCCGGTTTTTGAGGGTGGAAATGTTTCCATTTCGATGCAAGTTCTTAGACAAGTGACGAATAATTTCAGTGAAGATAATATTTTGGGGAGAGGCGGTTTCGGTGTTGTTTACAAAGGAGAGTTGCATGATGGGACTAAAATTGCAGTGAAAAGGATGGAGTCTAATGCCATGGGAACGAAAGGGATGAACGAGTTTCAGGCCGAGATTGCTGTTCTTACGAAAGTTAGGCATAGACATTTGGTTGCACTCTTGGGATACTGCATCAATGGCCATGAGAGGCTTTTGGTATATGAATACATGCCACAAGGAACATTGACTCAACATTTGTTTGATTGGCAAGAGTATGGGATTTCTCCTCTTACATGGAAGCAAAGGGTTACTATAGCATTGGATGTGGCGCGAGGAGTGGAATATCTTCACAGTTTAGCTCAACAGAGTTTTATCCATAGAGATTTAAAACCATCAAACATTCTTCTTGATGATTTGATGAGAGCAAAGGTTGCTGATTTCGGTTTGGTTAAGAATGCCCCTGATGGAAAATACTCTTTGGAGACGAGATTGGCTGGGACTTTCGGGTACCTTGCACCTGAGTATGCTGGTAAGAAATTCTCACATTGTCTCTTTAAAATATCTATTTACATTACTGCTAGAAATTTTATTAGGATAAGACATAGGAAGAGTTATTTACCATACTAAATATTATTACTCATGTTGATTTTCTACAGCAACCGGTAGAGTGACAACGAAAGTAGATGTTTATGCATTTGGTGTTGTTTTAATGGAAATCATAACTGGTAGAAAAGCTCTAGATGACACAGTGCCTGATGAGAGGTCTCATTTGGTGACATGGTTCAGAAGAGTCCTAATCAACAAGGAGAACATTCCAAAGGCGATTGATCAAACTCTCGACCCCGATGAGGAGACAATGGAGAGCATATACAAAGTTGCTGAGTTAGCAGGACATTGTACTGCTCGGGAACCATACCAAAGACCCGACATGGGACATGCTGTCAACATCTTAGGTCCTCTCGTCGAGCAATGGAAACCTTCTTGCCAAGAAGACGATGAAAACGACGGTATTAACCTAAACATGAGCCTTCCTCAAGCTTTACAAAGATGGCAAGCCGATGAAGGGACTTCCCGAATGTTTGATGACATTTCCTTATCACAAACTCAATCTAGTATTCCATCGAAATTCGCTGACTCATTTCAATCAACAGATTGCCGGTGATAATCATTTGACTCCCAAGTGATTTGATGATTGAATATTGCAACTGTTTTTATCTTAAATTTTTCTTCTTCTGTATTTATTGCTTAGTTTTGTTCTTCACACAATATGTTTTCTTGTCCTAAAACCAGATgaaatatgtaaaaatttaCAGCTATTGTTGATTCTTTTGAGCTAACACATTGTTTTTCTCATTACCAAGATACCTTAATATGGCCAAAAAAGGAAGAACAAAAGGGCCCCTAAAGgtgtgttgttgttgttctccTTTGATATTCTttcattatattattctccaaatgtataatatttcctttTTACtttcttaattataatttttttgtgagaCATTTTTCTTTGCCCAATTTTTCTTATGAGTTGTTCTTTTGAGTATTGTAGTGTTAAAAAGAAAAGGACTCAATACTCTCTTAGGATTCCCCATATTTTGAACCACTTTCCACTCTATTATGACATGGAAAGAGAGCTTTTGATAAGGCTATAAAAAAAACCAAAAGTTGATGATTAGATATTAGCTGGATGAGATGTGTATGTCTATGATTTTTGACTTGCTTTTAATGCTAAAGGAACAAATCTGCCTAACATTACCAAAAATGTGTGCTTGAGTCATTTAATACTATCTAAAAGTAGATATTATCTTGGGTTGAAGTCTGAAGTCGAGTTTGGTTCCAGATCTAGGGTTTTGAGCTAGGTCTAAGGTTTGGTTCgtggtctgagtttaggtttgggaactgggtttgggtcctcgtTGGAGTCAGGTTTATAGTAAAgctaatataattttacacGTCTTTTAATCCAAGTTAATACTGAATATAGTACAGTACAATATAATTTAGTTTAacacaatattatataataaaatacaatatagtGTACTAAATATGAACCGAAAGTGTCATATCTCTTGAATCTGCTTAAAACGATCTAAAACTGTTATATTACTCTAATCGATAATATTAAACACAATCGATACTTAACAACTCGTAACAGTGATATTCAACACTACCGGTGTCTAATAGCAATCCTTTTTAATATTTGATGAGTtgtgtttggtttggtttgatttGTAAGGTGAAGAAAGTTATAGCACATGGAAGATGTATACATAAGAATCTACAACTACAAATGAACGTGTTAGGTTTGTTCAAAAAAGTGGGGACTTTCTATACAATTTGATTAGGACTTTCTTTAGTTTCTTTGTGATAACAGCACATGTTATGGGGTCCcctctctttttttatttattttttatatatataaaaaaagaatttttattatttgaagtGATGGTTTAGATACTTAACAAGCCAAAGAAAACTAAAGACTCAAATCACTCAAATTATAAAACTATATAATATAGTTAGTGATAATGACATTTGAGATTTAATGgtgtataattaatttatataataaaacagatattaattttcttgAGCTGTCTTTATcatcaaatatataaaaaattgtagtGGTTGTAAATCATTTTTATGGGTTGGTATAAAACTTAActaaaaagataataaaaaaaagagaatatatatcatttaatttaatagtcaTTATCTCAGTTAGGAACAAATTATTTGGATTATTGaggtgttttattttttgtgataatacAGCTAGCATATTAATGTGAGCCAATTATGCCACTCAAGGCTCCATATATGGATAACTCATCACAGTCAAATAaagttgactttttttttttaaaaaaaaaagtaatatatttatagattaaattgttgtaaattaagatttaatatagggtaaataccattttggacacTGTGTTtcgcaaaagttacagattggaccctgtattttgttaaatgacaaaatggaccctgtattttctaaaatagtaaaaataggaccctgagcttaatttttgacaattttttttttaatacaaccaacttgaagacaatgcttaatacgaacagatacaaaaaatgtaaacagttttgtcatagcacttttagattggattataattaaactttattttgacaaaaaatcaattcagggtcctatttgtactattttagaaaatacagggtccattttgtcatttaacaaaacacagggtccaattggtaacttttgtaaaacagggggtccaaaatggtatttaccctttaatATATTTGATTTGATAAATTTATGCTTCTAAGAATTTAGGATTTTTAAATCAAATGATATTATTGCTTACTTATGAATAAAATTCTAATCTacccaaatatatattttatttatatttctaCCACTTGGCCGGTGATTAATAGTAGGtaggattataaaataaaaatgtgaatTTATGGCCtttgttttgtttattttattacctTCAAATCAATGATCTATAGTTGCTATTTCTATTCAATTGATtgagtaaatgaaattattattatttcatatctAAATgcattttgattgtattttttttttttttttaaaaaaagggtgtaattaattaactaataatTACACAATTACTTTCAAATAGAACACTCTAAAAGTGAAGTGATGTGGCAACATTACTCATCTTATATTGctcaaattataataataattagtaataaAACATTAATATCTTGGGATGAAGCCATTTTTATGATTAGTCCATATGTGAGGGGACAATCCTCCAATAGACTTTTCCACCAagcattttattattattattattattattattattattattattattattattattacataatCTATGTCTCTTAGCAATTTGTTTGTTGTGGTCGTTTTTCATAATTTATGCCTTAATTAGTGGGATTTATAATTGCttagaaaatagataaaaaaaaaaagtttcttttCAAGAAAATCATATGAAAATGTTTTACTAATCGGTCACACATGCATGTATTATTATGTTAAATGGAGAGAAGTGCTAAAATTACAATCTCTTATTTTAACATCGTGCTCAATTCGGTTGGATCTGAGTTAAAGCAGGTTAGGCACGCACTTAAGACCACCCAATCTAGAAgccctaaatttatttttactttttaaaaaatgcaaatagttttttagtatcttttaaaaatatcacatatTTCTTTTACGAGAgtccaataatttttttttttttttgtcttaaagCTTTGTGCTCAACTTTTCATCTTAAAACATATGcaagaatattattttattatgctggtatttgttatagttacaac is a genomic window of Cannabis sativa cultivar Pink pepper isolate KNU-18-1 chromosome 9, ASM2916894v1, whole genome shotgun sequence containing:
- the LOC115722362 gene encoding receptor-like kinase TMK4, producing the protein MGILETLNFLFRISPLFLCLILAAAADESAVMSKLLSVVSPAPKGWSSTADYCSTWDGIKCSSGKVTAINLRDMSLTGTLPSDLGTLSQLTTLSLQGNHFKGSFPSMANLSLLQSIYLDGNNFTSIPSGCFQGLTNLQTLSISTNINLAPWSFPAELVGSSSLVTLYAGSCNMFGTIPDIFGSFPNLQDVRLSYNNLTGVLPPSFAGSVIRNLWLNNQQMGLSGTIEVLANMTSLYQVWLHKNLFTGPIPDLSNLDTLFDLQLRDNLLTGIVPNSLSSIPSLKNITLANNKLQGPMPSFPKSVTNVELDGTNSFCKSTPGPCDPQVMALLQVAGDLGYPTVLANSWKNNDACSDWSFVICDSDGNVITVNFKKQGFLGKISPAFANLTSLKNLYLNDNGLTGSIPSSLTLLPQLQVLDVSNNNLTGDIPSFPPTVKFTTTGNVLLGKTPSSESGGSSGSGSSNSTDGSANGTGNGNRVSAGMIAGIVIAVIIFVLVVLFVSYKCFVKNRHKKFGRVENPEIGKEMGKASVMGNNGYNGIASELQSQSSGDRNDFPVFEGGNVSISMQVLRQVTNNFSEDNILGRGGFGVVYKGELHDGTKIAVKRMESNAMGTKGMNEFQAEIAVLTKVRHRHLVALLGYCINGHERLLVYEYMPQGTLTQHLFDWQEYGISPLTWKQRVTIALDVARGVEYLHSLAQQSFIHRDLKPSNILLDDLMRAKVADFGLVKNAPDGKYSLETRLAGTFGYLAPEYAATGRVTTKVDVYAFGVVLMEIITGRKALDDTVPDERSHLVTWFRRVLINKENIPKAIDQTLDPDEETMESIYKVAELAGHCTAREPYQRPDMGHAVNILGPLVEQWKPSCQEDDENDGINLNMSLPQALQRWQADEGTSRMFDDISLSQTQSSIPSKFADSFQSTDCR